The following are from one region of the Schistocerca cancellata isolate TAMUIC-IGC-003103 chromosome 11, iqSchCanc2.1, whole genome shotgun sequence genome:
- the LOC126108140 gene encoding poly [ADP-ribose] polymerase tankyrase-1-like translates to MRPATTTTTATTAAPAADISASAPRQTPAAARPTTPQPDEATVSRMRRLSAKTRNMRLVHAAGKRAVGQLRALLAAGADVGARAGLEGRTALHWASRRGDVEAARLLLEAGAAVDAREIKGKQRTPLHLAAEEGGAAVARLLLRATADPNARDCRGWRPLHLAAAYGQAEVAAALLDAGADRGATTGDDGETALDIARESGYRRVVEMLS, encoded by the exons ATGAggcctgccaccaccaccaccactgccaccaccgccgcccccgccgccgacatctctgccagcgcacctcgccagacacctgctgctgcacGGCCCACGACTCCTCAACCTGATGAAGCCACTGTCTCTCGCATGCG gagGCTCTCTGCAAAGACGAGAAACATGAGGCTGGTCCATGCGGCTGGGAAGAGGGCAGTGGGGCAACTGAGGGCGCTGCTCGCCGCTGGGGCAGACGTGGGGGCGAGGGCCGGGCTGGAGGGGCggaccgccctgcactgggcaTCGCGCAGGGGAGACGtcgaggcggcgaggctgctgctggaggcgggggcggcggtggacgcCAGGGAGATCAAGGGCAAGCAGAGGACGCCTCTGCACCTGGCTGCAGAGGAGGGAGGCGCCGCTGTCGCGCGGCTGCTGCTGCGGGCGACCGCCGACCCCAACGCCAGAGATTGCAGAGGGTGGAGGCCTCTGCATCTTGCAGCAGCCTATGGCCAGGCAGAAGTGGCAGCTGCGTTGCTCGACGCGGGGGCCGACAGGGGGGCCACAACTGGTGATGATGGGGAGACAGCGCTGGACATCGCCAGGGAGTCGGGCTACAGGCGGGTGGTGGAGATGCTGTCATGA